The DNA sequence CCTTCAAACTTGAAGAACGAAGAGCTTTATTTAAGGCAGCCAAAAAAATGCCATAGTTAATCCTGGTACTTATCAACGTCCCTGCTTATGTATGATATTCCCTCTCCATATTAATGCATTACTACCCTGTATAGAAAAGGTTAAAAGTGCTTAGCTGAGATTTGTTCAAGCCCTGGGAAGTAGGAGCTTGGATGTCTTTTCTGATGATTCTTGTTTTGTGCATCAGGTCTTGGTAAAGTCTGGGATTTAAAGCCATTGCTTAGCACACAAGTCATGACGAACGTTTTGCATCTCAAGTCTGGAGGACCACTAATTAGAGAATGGGTAAGCTATACATTCTCCTCGGGGAAAGTCTACGGGGCACTATGGTATCAATACATTGATTTCATCAATGGTAGCTCCAGCTCCTTACAGCGGAAGACCAACTCGATGCAGTTGTAGATTACCTCCCTTCTGGCTGTGGAGTTGCCTACCCCATTGAAGGTGGTGTATTGATACATTAACGTATCCAAGGAAACATCTCATGCCATTATTACCAATTAAAATTGCTGTAAACTTGAAAAGCTTAACTGATTTGTGTTCTTTACTTGGCAGCAAGAAAAGCTAATTGCTAATCCCTTGGGGACTGCAGAGGAATGCCTCAGGTGGATCAGGGAAACACATTCTCAAAGATCTGCAGGAGTTGCATACTGAAAACATTCTAAAGTATTTTAGAAATAAAGGATCGTTACACCCGGATCAATCCTTAGTTGCTGATGCGTTTATGATCAGAAAATAATATCGAAACTAAATTGAAACAactgttgtagtatatatgattcacatgtacaaaacatgagtcatagtataaatgtctatatcatgtatacaaataggtacttgagtgtataatgtaggtattgtgacttgtgtgacaagctttatgccaaagggcaacaagcatggcatttTATCATCATCACAGCCACCATAGAAGGCTGCAGCTGTGAATGTAGAGGTTATCAAATTGAGTTACTCTTTGAGCTTTCACACTTGTAatattttcctataaatacctctttgtgtgagatgaataaacacacttgaaTCTCTATTCTCACAGaaacattactctctctctctgtttatcatttcatacttgtcctcaaacacgttatcagcacgaaattgctctagaattagaatcgaaattgaaaagagGAGAGGTAGTTCATAATCCGATCGAAGTCATTTTTTCAAACTTGcaaaaaacctccaaaccctagctcatatcaaagcccttgattcaagaagctcagaaccggtttcagaacgcccagaaccggccggaaacagcctgaaccggccaccggaaaaaTCGAACCGCTGCTGAACCGCTGTCGAAGtgctgccgagacctgccgaaagctcctgccgagtgctgccgaAAGCCCCTGCCGATACCTGCCGAAAGCCCCTGCCGAgtcctgcgcagcagctgccgagcacctgccgaagccctgcgcagcagctgccgagcacctgccgaagccctgcgcagcagctgccgagccacCTGCAGGCCatctgccgagcagctgcgcagcagctgccgagctcctgccgagcagctgtcgacacatctgtcgacaacttttccggcgactttcggacaactttccggcgacttttccggcaactttccgacaacttttccggcaactttccgacaacttttccggcgactttcggacaactttccggcgacttttccggcaactttccgacaacttttccggcgactttcggacaactttccggcgacttttccggcaattttTGGACAACTTTTTCCGGCAATATTATTCCAAGGTAatatttactaaaagttcccgtttttgagtttttactctattcttcttctctttatttttctcgggaacttacaatcaaaagcggaattccaagaaattcacgctaaacgaactaagagcgttcgtaattatgaactaagagtgttcataatattcggactaagagtgtccgcaaaacatcattgttttggtctaaagattattgattttagatttcgtggaagttttgaactccgaaactaatatatcttctcttatcttcaggatgtcgaatgcacctagactcgactttcaaaTGCTTGACTCAACGGGTTCGGAATACTATAGTTGGgtaaccgacgttgagaaccacctcacttcaagagggatattgcccataattcaagctcctaatccaggccttgtgttccaaagaacacctacaaagcatgcacaAGCTATTATCTTGATGCGGCGCCATATGGATAAAGCTCTCAGACTAGAGTATATGTCAATGAGAGATGCTCGAGacttatgggtagcgctagaagagcgttttggtaatatccaagataccctcctccctgacttgaaggttcagtgGAATAATATACGCTTCTCCGACTTTAAGTCTGTTGCAGAATATAATTCGGAAGCTCTTCGACTCAAAGCTATGTTGAAGTTCTGTGGAAAGCCTCTCACAGAAGATGAGCtacttgagaagactctctccaccattcccgtctcagcaattgtgATATCAAAGCAATTTCGCacagaagtcaatgctggacgaattACAAGGTTTAATGAGCTTATTAATATTTTGTCGGTATCTGAAAAGTacgacaacatccttgtaaagaattataattctaGGCCCATAGGAACCAAGAGCGTCCGTGAggcaaattataatgcacccaaaaaggGGCGCAAGCAGCAATACCCTAATAATAAGGGACAAGAAAGGCGTACGGGCCCATATAACCACCCCAATAAAGAGAGAAACCGCAACTTTAAAGCGGACACTCGTGGTGGCAACTTCACACGTGGTGGTAACTCCACACGTGGCAACTTCACACGTGGTGGCaactccacacgtgggagaggtgaatataataacaatatgggccgtggaggtcgcATCATAAGGCGTGGTAGTAGCagtaaccctcctagggaatatccacaacATGGACAAACTGCACCTCCAATGAAAGGAGGCAACCATAATGACGTGTGTCATAGATGCGGATCAATCGAGcattggttcaaacaatgcCATGCAAGTACtaaactagctgcaagctacaaaCAGTATAGGCAAAACAGGGAGCAAGAATCCAACCTTGCCGAAAATGAAGATagtgaagatgtcaatctcacaatagaggacttcaaagctgaacaaATGCAcgaggatgcagcagactttgattagaatagtccttttctattttccaagggcaaatgtgccttaatcaataacaattgtattgactttttcttatgtggtgtacccaatgaaatatgatgtctaggaaagtaattgagaccatggtatttaagcgagcctcgctccaccaacatctctctacttccctggtcatatttcattggaattaccaaacggaatgagcaattacaatttgtataaagtttgattgtactttggaatagactttggaaaccttgatgtaatcattggttattttccttattaataaagtatcgcattcaatgtcatggacatgtgttaatattccgaactttactcctttttcagtatgttttccggagaaatggaatgccttcttgatagtggcaccacacatactatattacgacacaggcaattatttttatggatgaagcctagtcgatcttcaataactacgatggcaggatcatcacaattgattcatggtcgaggaccagctcaatttttgttgccaaatggcacgaatattaatatcatcgaagctctatatgctcctagggctggaagaaccctattgagttttaaagatataagagccaatgatcttcatgtggaaacacattgtgagaatggacaagagttcctttgcattacctctaataactacggaaatacacgagtattagagaaacttatgtgtcgctctagtggattatatgcaaccactatcagagtaattgaatccaaccatgtcatgaatgaaaatttatgggattctgacacatatagactttggcacgaccgcttgggtcacccaggtcgtgatatgatgctccgtatattaaaaacttcacacggacatccattcttcaaaacgaaaagaagtacgaaccaaagattGGTCGAAAGAACTACTTCATATCATTCGTTTTGTaaggcttgctctttagcaaaggtaggatcaagaccatcctatgcaaaggactctaaagaaaatataccattcttgcaaagaatacaaggtgatatttgtggacctattcaaccaacttgcggaccatttagatattttatggtgttggttgatgcatcgacacgctggtcacatgtcatgctattatccacgagaaatgctgcatttgctaaactcctagcacagatcattaaattaagggctcaccaccctgatcatcctattaagtcaattcgtcttgacaatgctggagagtttacatcaaaaacttttgatgattattgcatgtccattgggatcgaGGTAGAACACCCTGtacctcatgtacacacccaaaatggtctcgcagaagctgccattaaaagacttcaaatggttgctcgagcattggttatgcgcaccaatctccctatttctgcttggggctatgcaatattgcacgcagctgtgcttattcgtctgaggcccactgccacccaaccattttctgcttcccagatggtcactgggtatgagcccgatgtctcacacttacgaatattcgggtgtgcagtctatgtgccaattgcgccgccacagcgcaccaaaatgggtcctcaaagacgattaggtctTTAtactggatatgactctcccaccattatccgctatatagaacccttgacaggcgatctatttaccgctagatttgcggattgtcactttgatgagacagtcttcccatcattagggggagacatgaacagtaatgttcaacagaaaagacaggaattgtcgtggtttgtccccactctgtctcatcttgatccccgaacagcacaatctgaaatagaagtgcggaggattctcgatcttcagaacgtagcagaatcaatgcctgatgcgttttctgatatcgctaaagtgacaagatcacatatacctgctgcaaatgtgcctgcaaggattgatgtccctaacactagaggacatgatgccatctcaagaatacatgagaatggcgccaacgtcccctatatGGGTGATGTAGTGGCTAGACCCATGGCTCCCGCCAGGAAGTGCGGGAGGCCCattggttcgatggattctcgcccaagaaagaaagcgagtttggcacaaaataatccattaatcatcgatacaattaatccctctcatgaaaatattccggattatggttatgtcaaagagacatcattggaggacgctccaataaaagaaccaattccagagaatagagagatctccatgaattacactagtatacatggggtgatggatagaaattctatgactattaatgatgcttttgcatatcatattgcaaaaggaattatagaatacgatgatatcgaacctcgctccgttgaagaatgtcaacgaagagcagattggtctaaatggaaagatgcgatccagactgaattggattcactaacaaagagacaggtatttgggtctataatgctgacaccaccaaatataaaacctgttggccataaatgggtctttgttagaaagcgtaatgagaaaaatgaggttgttagatacaaagcccgccttgtggcacaaggtttctcacaacgccctggaatcgactacgaggagacatattctcccgtaatggacgttataacgttccgctaccttgtcagtttggtagtttccgaaaaacttgacatgcagcttatggatgtggttacagcatatctctatggggatctagattcagagatatatatgaaggttccagatggacttcaattacccaaatcaaatggctctaaaccacggagcgcgttttcaataagattgagacgctcactatatggattgaaacaatccggacggatgtggtataaccgtctaagtgactacttgattaggaagggatatattaacaatgaaatatgcccatgcgtgttcattaaaagaacaagttccggatttgcaattatagcagtatatgtcgatgacatgaatctaattggaactctaaatgagttaaaagaaactgctaaatatttgaaatccgagtttgagatgaaagatcttgggaaaacacggttttgtctcggaatagaactcgagcaccgtagtgatgggattatgatccatcagtcagcatatactcaaaaattactaaggcgctttaatgaagataaagcaaagcctgtgagtactcccatgatcagccGTAGCcttgagcccagaaaagatccatttcgtccaaaggatgaggacgaaggcttattagaggctgaagtgccatatctaagtgcaataggtgcattattgtacttagctcaatgcacaagaccggatatctcattcgcagtgaacttgttggctcgacatagttcctcgccaacacgccgccattggattggtataaagacaatctttcgatacttaaaaggtacgattgatatgggcttgttttatccctacagggaGAAAAGAAAGGACGGAAGTATGGGATTAGATCCCACATGGCAAAAAGCCACCTTCCGCAATATGAACGCCGGCGACACTTTCCATGGTGGCCgacgttctcctcctcccctccatcaaaatgataatgatgttttgatgggctttgctgatgcagggtatctctctgaccctcacaaaggtcgctcccaaacaggttatgtctttaccatgggaagcaccgcgatatcttggagatccacgaaacagacccttgttgctacttcctcaaatcatgcagagataattgctctacatgaagctgtgcgtgaatgcatatggctaaggtctgtaaacagacacattcgaggaacctgTGGTTTGAAGTCCACCACAgaagaacctacatgcatttacgaagataatgcagcttgtattgagcaaatgaaattaggtttcatcaagggggacaataccaagcatatatcgccaaaattcttctacaatcagcaacaacaaacacttctaaaaattgaagtaaatcaaatccgatcagaggaaaatgtagcggacttatttactaagtcgttaccaaaatcccctttcgagaaacatgtgaagagtatcggattgagaaggctatccgaactcccacgatcttcagggggagtctaaatcagggggagtatccagttacatactccacactcaaacgcgcgttgtgctctttttctccttcgaccaaggttgttttttcccacagggttttattacttggcaaggtttttaacgaggcaatttcgAAGCGCACGACCTAAACAATACtatttgacatgaaatatccaagggggagtgttgtagtatatatgattcacatgtacaaaacatgagtcatagtataaatgtctatatcatgtatacaaataggtacttgagtgtataatgtaggtattgtgacttgtgtgacaagctttatgccaaagggcaacaagcatggcatttTATCATCATCACAGCCACCATAGAAGGCTGCAGCTGTGAATGTAGAGGTTATCAAATTGAGTTACTCTTTGAGCTTTCACACTTGTAatattttcctataaatacctctttgtgtgagatgaataaacacacttgaaTCTCTATTCTCACAGaaacattactctctctctctgtttatcaTTTCATACTTGTCCTCAAACAACAACTAATATATTAACAACTATATACAAACAGAATGAAACGAATTCAACAATGGCTTGCAAACAAGAATTCGAATTGAacagcaaaagaaagaaagtgaaCAAGGTCACTAACTTGATTCTTGAGAGAGGCTTGCGAAAGCAATGTTCTAAGACAGAAATTAATACAACATAGTGTGCTAATCTTAttcagaaaattaaagaaaatacaCAACAGCTAAGCATTAATGTAAAATTCTCAGACACATGCCACTAGGCTGCCAAGTCAAATGGCTCTTCAGTGGTGACTTTTGTCAACGAGTTCTTCTACTTGTTTTCTCCCTCTTGATCTGGATAAGCATGTCGAAAACACACCATGGAAAACTCAGGAAATGGTCTCTTGCCATAGCCTTGTTGTAGCAACCCCAGTAACGATGATGATATGTAACATGGTACCATGCTGATGCTTTGGCTGCATACACATTATCAATATCAGTTCCGAAATCTGATGGATCATCACCATTTGGCTTCTCCATAAACCATGTTCTTGCCTCCTTCTTCAATGACCTCACAGCGTAGTTAATTGACTCCAAGTCCTTTCTCTTGTTGAAGAAATTTGATACATTCGTGATGTTTCCACTCAGTATTTCAGCTTCAGTTTTGATACCATAATAGTCCATCAGGTTTCCCAGCTTGTAGTCATACTTACTTTTGCAACTCATGGCATCATTGATGTAATATTCGAATCCATCTACCTCCATGTCAGGATCATAAAACCTCCTAGCCACTTCCATAGTGAAGGACTTGAACTTAAAAGAGTGTGAATGTGATCCTAGCTCAATATCTTTCACCTGTCGGAAGAGCTTCCCAATCACACGCTTGGACTCATAGGTTTTCCTGTCAATCTTTTCCATGAAATCTGGGTATTCTTGGACACGCAGTCTACGTGGCAGTTCCACTAGTACACCAGTTTTAGGAGAATCAACAGCATCGGAGTGGAGCTTGGCGAGTTTAATACATTCATCACTCATAGCCTTCCGAGGTTTTCTGTCTGCAAAGACAAGATGTGCATTTGAAATGATGCCCAAGTTGTCATTCACTATGTAGTTGGTAAAAGACTCCTCAACTTCCTGTAGTGTTACACAGCAGAACACAATATAAAGACATGTTTAAAATTATGCTTCACTACATTTTACATGATAATTTGAATAATACCATACCTCCATTGTAACATTATGATCCAATTCCACAGTTGGTGCTGGGGTATAGTTCATGGGTTCAGATTGCCGCGGTGGAATCAGGTCACTATCCCAGCTAACAAAGTAATCATCTCCATCTAAATCGCCGCCTGAGCATTCATTAGGATGAGGCCTATTTAATGGAAAGAAGTTTTAGTCAGTATATATATCAAACAATACAAGAAAGACTGAAATACAAATGCAAGTATTAAGCAATCTGAAAGTTACCTCTTTCCTTTTTGGGGGAACACAACGCAATCCACCATGTGGTGTAACGCTGGCACATCCACAGCCATAAGAACACGCACATCTCCCGGGTGTAAACACGGGTGTTTAGTAACAACTACTTTGCCCTCAACAGTAAAATTTTCTTGGCTTGCAGTTGTAGTGCTGCCATTGAAGATAGCATGGTGAGAACATTGCACAAATACCTGACCATATTCCAATGTCCCTGTTTCATCTAGGCATCCCTTCATAGATCTTCCATCTTGAACAAAAATTCGTGTTCTACTCCGCAGTTCTTCAAGTTTTGATGCACATAATGATTGTAGCATCAATGAGAGAAATGGCTCTGCATTTGGCTTATAAaacatcaacatttcctttagaaTGTTGGTCGCCTCTCCATGGAACATCAATTCCAGTGCCTCCTGTGCTTTCAATGGATCAGTTAGAATCCCTTCCAATTGATTCATTGCCTGCGTTTGCTTCTTCTCAAAAACATGATCCTGAACTCCAAGAGTAGACAAAAGGGTAATCAATTGACGATTGAGGAAACAAGGTTGGTACCTGCTCCATGCCAGGACATCTAACTTTGTGTTGAGTGATTTGAACTTGCACATGCTCTTTCTCAATGCCAGCTTCTTTGACAATTTTGGATCAACTGCCACAATACCTTTGTAGCCAGCATAGCGGATTTGAAAGGCGGATGGAGTAGAACTTTTCCCACATTTTCTTGCCACTCTTTCAGCAAAATCAATAGATATCTTCCCAATTCCATCAGAGAAGCAATATTTGGTTCTGCCTCTTTCAATTTCTACATCAGGAATGACTTCAATTTCGTCCGATCCAACACTAAAAGTCTCCCTGGAAGAGCTGAAAGACTGACCAAGCCTGGCTGCATATTTAGCTGCATTTTTAATGTGACTAAAATCACCCATCCAGTCTCTAATTCCTTGTGCAGTAAGGCCCCTTCTGGAAGCAAACATCCATACAGAGTGTTCTCGCAATTGACTAGATGAAAATGCAAGAAACTCAAACTTCTTTTCGCCAATCACTATCCCATCTCTTAGAGTAGAAAGTATTCTTTCATATACTCTAGTTCTCCTCTCCTCTTCTGCACGACCTGTCCGCGGACACAAATCTACAGAATGTATCTTCCCCAAGTCCTCATCAACAAAAGAAACCCTAAGAAAATTGTCAATATCTTCAGGATAATTTCGTAAAACACGATTGGAGAGATTTATCTCTGGACCACAGAAGTATACTTTACATGGTGTAATCTGAACCCTGTGTACATACACAAAGTCTTCATCTAAAGATATAGCTGGTGACTGAGGAATCTGCTTGCATGCCTGGTACATTTCGTACTGCTTAAGAAGCCACCTCACAGGTTCATAGCAGCACTCCTTGGAGTTAAACAGTTTGTCCAGGGCACACTCTATATATTCAATTCTTATTCTAGTAGGATCCACTAGATTATAGAAACTGACATCAAGAGCTTGCCCGGGAATACAACCATGCTGAACCAATGAATTTATCTTGAACAGGATTTTAAATGGTAAGTCAATCCCTAGGGGTGGAGCCAGAATAGGAACAAGAGCTGAATTTCCGGAGAAAGTGTTTCCCGTCTTCAGCACAAACTGTCCTTCATTCTCTATATAGTGAATGAAACTCTCGCCTAGGTCTGGAAGTGCACAACTTAATGGAAGCTCCAAACATAAAGAAGAGGATTGCCCGATGCAGCATGATGGAGTGAAATCAACTTCTCGAACCCGGGAGTTGTCAGAAGCCGAAGTTACATTTTTCTTATAAATCCGAGGGGCACCACGTAACTGGCAAGAAGAGAAAATGTTAGATACTTTTCCCAAGTGACGCACATAGTCATACTATAATGCAATAGGTAAGTGCTCAAATACTCAAACTTTATTAGAAGTTTAGAACCGAAATAGTAATCAAACATGACATCACACCTAAGTTTCACTGAGAGAAACCATATTTCTGTATATTATCCAGAGCCAAAAGTCACTGCTTTTTATCTAAATTAAATACAACATGAGTCTAAACCCTATAAAAGTATCACTACTTAAATACACCCCAGAAATGTTTTTTTTACTGGTATAACTCATAAAAAGCTAGCATAGAACAGTTTATTTTGCAAGATAATGAACTTCATGCTAGCTAAAGTTAGAAGTTACTAGGATTTAAGTACAAGTATATAAACAATATATGAAGAGCAGCAAAATAGGGGAATCAAGCAGTAAGAACTTTGACAAACCTGGATGAGAAGAAACTTTGTAAACTGACCAAGTGGACAACGCAGCTCAATCCGGCAAATAGTGTCAGATGGGAGCTCAAACTTGTATTCAGCACAATCATAGGAGAAAGACAAGTGCACATTTTTCAGTTCCATCCCAAATGTCACAGAAACATCTGATTTTGTCCAAAGCACCGAAAACTTCTCCTCAGATATCTTGCATCCAAAGTGAAGTGTCACATGTTCCTCCAAGACTTTTGATCTCTGTGCCAAGTCACGCTTCCATTCTCGAGCTTTCAGATAAGACTCTCCATACCACAGGCGTCGAGCATCCGCTAATGGAATTATTATTTCAGCACATTCTGCTGTTGTGAATTCAACTATGGCAGATGATCTTGATGCGCCATCTTTTGGAGGAAGAACATTCACAGAGATAACAGTTCCTTCTCCAGTATACTCCTCCAGAAATTTTGTCACTGCTTCCGGAGACTCCACAGTGGGAAATCCAAACAAGGAAACTGTCTTGACCATGCTGACTAGTTGATAATGGCAATTGCTGTATCaaagtaaaaattaaaattagtaaCTCTCAACTAAAAACAGTAAAGAGAATGCAGAACATAGCAAAAGCTTTGAAAGAAAATGCAATTGACATAATACTACATTATCATTAGGCATGAAGTTAACTAAAAGAGCTAGAAGAATGTAATGCAAAGCTCACATTGACTTTGAAATGTAAGCTCGATCAGAGGTAACTACTGCTTTCTGTGGATGAAGCAAAGCTCATGAAGCCAATATTTATAGGAAGAAAAAGAGCAGAGGTCAAAGATTGGTCCTCAAGTTTCAAGTACATCTCCCGTTGTTAAATAACTTGTCATGGCAGCtctgtgctttttttttttttttgccacaaCTTGTCATGGCAGTTATGCTTGGTCTAGAGAATCTTGCCTCTGTTTTTGAATAGAATAAACGACTGTCATGATCCCGTGCTTCGCAGCAATGACTTTGTCACTGGTCAGCTCTGAGAAGTCGAATTGCATTTTGACACGTAGCAAGGCCATGATGGTTGACCTTTTGTTCATTTGCTTAGTTTCTCTCTT is a window from the Rosa chinensis cultivar Old Blush chromosome 2, RchiOBHm-V2, whole genome shotgun sequence genome containing:
- the LOC112190672 gene encoding uncharacterized protein LOC112190672 is translated as MSNAPRLDFQMLDSTGSEYYSWVTDVENHLTSRGILPIIQAPNPGLVFQRTPTKHAQAIILMRRHMDKALRLEYMSMRDARDLWVALEERFGNIQDTLLPDLKVQWNNIRFSDFKSVAEYNSEALRLKAMLKFCGKPLTEDELLEKTLSTIPVSAIVISKQFRTEVNAGRITRFNELINILSVSEKYDNILVKNYNSRPIGTKSVREANYNAPKKGRKQQYPNNKGQERRTGPYNHPNKERNRNFKADTRGGNFTRGGNSTRGNFTRGGNSTRGRGEYNNNMGRGGRIIRRGSSSNPPREYPQHGQTAPPMKGGNHNDVCHRCGSIEHWFKQCHASTKLAASYKQYRQNREQESNLAENEDSEDVNLTIEDFKAEQMHEDAADFD
- the LOC112186259 gene encoding probable RNA-dependent RNA polymerase 1, producing MVKTVSLFGFPTVESPEAVTKFLEEYTGEGTVISVNVLPPKDGASRSSAIVEFTTAECAEIIIPLADARRLWYGESYLKAREWKRDLAQRSKVLEEHVTLHFGCKISEEKFSVLWTKSDVSVTFGMELKNVHLSFSYDCAEYKFELPSDTICRIELRCPLGQFTKFLLIQLRGAPRIYKKNVTSASDNSRVREVDFTPSCCIGQSSSLCLELPLSCALPDLGESFIHYIENEGQFVLKTGNTFSGNSALVPILAPPLGIDLPFKILFKINSLVQHGCIPGQALDVSFYNLVDPTRIRIEYIECALDKLFNSKECCYEPVRWLLKQYEMYQACKQIPQSPAISLDEDFVYVHRVQITPCKVYFCGPEINLSNRVLRNYPEDIDNFLRVSFVDEDLGKIHSVDLCPRTGRAEEERRTRVYERILSTLRDGIVIGEKKFEFLAFSSSQLREHSVWMFASRRGLTAQGIRDWMGDFSHIKNAAKYAARLGQSFSSSRETFSVGSDEIEVIPDVEIERGRTKYCFSDGIGKISIDFAERVARKCGKSSTPSAFQIRYAGYKGIVAVDPKLSKKLALRKSMCKFKSLNTKLDVLAWSRYQPCFLNRQLITLLSTLGVQDHVFEKKQTQAMNQLEGILTDPLKAQEALELMFHGEATNILKEMLMFYKPNAEPFLSLMLQSLCASKLEELRSRTRIFVQDGRSMKGCLDETGTLEYGQVFVQCSHHAIFNGSTTTASQENFTVEGKVVVTKHPCLHPGDVRVLMAVDVPALHHMVDCVVFPQKGKRPHPNECSGGDLDGDDYFVSWDSDLIPPRQSEPMNYTPAPTVELDHNVTMEEVEESFTNYIVNDNLGIISNAHLVFADRKPRKAMSDECIKLAKLHSDAVDSPKTGVLVELPRRLRVQEYPDFMEKIDRKTYESKRVIGKLFRQVKDIELGSHSHSFKFKSFTMEVARRFYDPDMEVDGFEYYINDAMSCKSKYDYKLGNLMDYYGIKTEAEILSGNITNVSNFFNKRKDLESINYAVRSLKKEARTWFMEKPNGDDPSDFGTDIDNVYAAKASAWYHVTYHHRYWGCYNKAMARDHFLSFPWCVFDMLIQIKREKTSRRTR